One stretch of Poecilia reticulata strain Guanapo linkage group LG21, Guppy_female_1.0+MT, whole genome shotgun sequence DNA includes these proteins:
- the mrpl19 gene encoding large ribosomal subunit protein bL19m — MAVCTRGFGKFATSLRFCRKLQHQNERPFSTSMCRPAADSETPKFVPPSKPVIVDKTQTVTSLRKFLSPEFVPPRQRTVPFKFSLERKDMIRRRKMLNIPEFYVGSILAVTMADPNASGKTNRFVGICIQRGGTGLGATFVLRNIINNQGVEICYEMYNPRIQKIEVLKLEKRLDDNLMYLRDALPEYSTVDPEMKPVPFSPTGEVPVNSLKVKMLPKPWSKHWERPKFNIQGITFDLCMTPNQMAGAQKRAQPWREYDMLREYDTTELEEQILKEVQEEMSK, encoded by the exons ATGGCGGTTTGCACTAGAGGATTTGGTAAATTTGCTACGTCGCTGCGTTTTTGTCGAAAATTGCAGCACCAGAATGAAC gaccGTTTTCTACATCCATGTGTCGCCCTGCGGCAGACAGCGAAACACCTAAGTTTGTCCCTCCTTCCAAGCCTGTCATAGTAGATAAAACACAAACGGTGACTTCTCTGAGAAA GTTTCTGAGCCCAGAGTTCGTCCCTCCCAGGCAGAGGACGGTTCCTTTCAAGTTTTCCTTGGAGAGGAAAGACATGATTCGCAGGAGGAAAATGCTCAACATTCCCGAATTTTATGTTG GCAGCATCCTTGCAGTGACCATGGCTGATCCTAATGCTAGTGGGAAAACAAACCGCTTTGTTGGTATCTGCATCCAGAGGGGTGGAACCGGCCTGGGCGCCACTTTTGTCTTAAGGAACATCATTAATAATCAAG GTGTTGAGATCTGCTACGAGATGTATAATCCTAGGATCCAGAAAATTGAAGTCCTGAAGCTGGAGAAAAGACTGGACGATAACCTTATGTACCTTAGAGACGCTCTGCCTGAGTACAGCACAGTGGACCCAGAAATGAAGCCTGTGCCCTTCTCCCCTACTGGAGAAGTGCCTGTTAACTCG CTCAAAGTAAAAATGCTTCCAAAGCCGTGGTCCAAACACTGGGAACGGCCCAAGTTCAACATCCAGGGCATCACCTTCGATCTGTGCATGACGCCCAATCAGATGGCGGGTGCCCAGAAACGTGCGCAGCCTTGGAGGGAGTACGACATGCTGCGAGAGTACGACACCACAGAACTGGAGGAACAGATCCTCAAAGAAGTGCAGGAGGAGATGAGCAAGTGA